A single region of the Ziziphus jujuba cultivar Dongzao chromosome 10, ASM3175591v1 genome encodes:
- the LOC132799714 gene encoding disease resistance-like protein CSA1, producing the protein MADIHIRILRMAAFTLKAKSLPLNWHCNLLGIALCTVVAFKNCDVYRDSWISCECSLKRNNGISHKFSWLMSRNRMMASKTRGVANSDHMFLLYDHSIFEDFIKKQANFLSSTCNATFSFHSICGCSYVTKCGISLLYAQDAERLGILSQDVMEPQVEHNITKRSRDEFEAGGGVIVISSDEEEEDNQPNPKRI; encoded by the exons ATGGCTGATATACATATCAGAATTTTGCGTATGGCAGCTTTTACATTAAAAGCTAAGAGT CTTCCTCTAAATTGGCATTGCAACTTGTTGGGTATTGCTCTCTGTACTGTTGTTGCATTCAAGAATTGCGATGTTTATAGGGATTCGTGGATATCATGTGAATGCTCATTGAAAAGGAACAACGGTATAAGCCATAAGTTCAGTTGGCTGATGAGCAGGAATAGGATGATGGCTAGCAAGACTAGGGGAGTTGCAAATTCTGATCACATGTTCCTGTTGTATGACCACAGCATCTTTgaggattttattaaaaaacaagcAAACTTTTTGTCCTCTACTTGCAATGCCACATTTAGTTTCCACTCAATTTGCGGTTGTTCATACGTCACAAAGTGTGGGATCAGCTTATTATATGCCCAAGATGCAGAGAGACTTGGTATCCTTAGTCAAGATGTCATGGAACCACAAGTAGAACATAATATAACTAAGAGAAGCCGGGATGAGTTTGAAGCCGGTGGAGGTGTGATTGTTATAAGCTctgatgaggaagaagaagataatcaaCCAAATCCTAAGAGAATTTGA
- the LOC132799715 gene encoding disease resistance protein RUN1-like translates to MAYISSSSSSYASPALEKVINEAMLSVIIFSENYASSTWCLDELVQILECREKGQIVISAFYGVDPSHARKQKGSYAASKLIEGIVKDILKKLNYKLSISEVKGLFGIEEHIKKVKSLLRMDSPDVRVVGIWGMGGIGKTTLAGAEEKINRGSSFVEYASIKYRLRQMKVFIVVDDANNSSQIEFLVGDHDQFGYGSGIIVTARNVQVLRQVADEIYRVEGLNDSEAFDLLYSNAFNGNTVGTEHLVLSQRVVDYACGNPLAIKVLGSVLYSKSKEEWESALDKLETVPNKDIQNVVKISYGELDDKEQDIFLDIACFSKGYDVDFVKRILDGCGLFANTGIQNLFDKSLIIIIQNKLRMHDLLQEMGREIVREESIKRPGDRSRLWKMRISITC, encoded by the exons ATGGCTTAcatttcttcatcttcttcttcttatgctTCACCAGCACTTGAGAAAGTAATCAACGAAGCAATGCTTTCAGTAATCATTTTCTCCGAAAACTATGCTTCTTCCACTTGGTGCTTGGATGAGCTTGTTCAAATACTTGAATGCAGGGAAAAAGGACAGATTGTGATATCTGCTTTCTATGGCGTAGATCCATCCCATGCACGGAAACAGAAGGGCAGTTATGCAGCT TCCAAGTTGATTGAGGGAATTGTTAAAGACATTTTGAAGAAGTTGAATTACAAGTTGTCAATAAGTGAAGTAAAGGGTTTGTTTGGAATTGAAGAGCATATTAAGAAAGTCAAGTCTTTATTACGTATGGATTCCCCAGATGTTCGAGTTGTCGGTATTTGGGGCATGGGTGGTATAGGCAAGACCACCCTAGCTGGTGCT gaagaaaaaataaataggggCTCCTCATTTGTGGAATACGCGTCTATTAAATACAGATTGCGCCAAATGAAAGTCTTCATTGTTGTTGATGATGCCAATAATTCAAGTCAGATAGAATTTTTAGTTGGGGATCACGATCAGTTTGGCTATGGAAGTGGAATCATTGTAACAGCTAGAAATGTACAAGTGCTGAGGCAAGTAGCTGATGAGATTTACAGAGTTGAGGGGTTAAATGATTCTGAAGCTTTTGATCTTTTATATTCAAATGCTTTTAACGGAAACACCGTGGGAACAGAGCACTTGGTACTCTCACAACGGGTGGTAGATTATGCATGTGGCAATCCATTGGCTATTAAAGTTTTGGGCTCTGTCCTTTATTCCAAGAGCAAAGAAGAATGGGAAAGTGCACTGGATAAACTGGAAACAGTTCCAAATAAGGACATTCAAAATGTGGTGAAAATAAGTTATGGTGAGTTAGATGATAAGGAGCAAGATATATTTCTTGATATTGCTTGTTTCTCCAAAGGATATGATGTAGATTTTGTAAAAAGAATACTTGATGGTTGTGGCCTCTTTGCAAACACAGGAATACAAAATTTGTTTGATAAGTCTCTCATAATCATCATCCAGAATAAGCTGCGGATGCATGATTTGCTGCAAGAAATGGGTAGAGAAATTGTCCGAGAAGAGTCTATTAAACGACCTGGAGATCGTAGTAGATTATGGAAAATGAGAATATCCATCACGTGTTAA